The sequence AGTCTTTAAAACGGCGCTCACCAATAAAGCAAATACCCGTTGAATCCTTTTTATTGGCGGTAATAAGATCATGTTCTTCAGCGATTTGACGAACCACTGGCTTTTCAAGCTCACCGACTGGGAACAGCGTCTTAGCGATTTTATCGCCGCCAACCGCATGTAAAAAGTAACTTTGGTCTTTATTGTTATCAAGCCCGCGTAATAGCTGCGCAACCTCAGTGCCGTTAGCATTCGTATAGTTCATACTGCGGCGCGTGTAGTGACCGGTGGCGATATAATCTGCGCCCAACGTCAAAGCATAGTCTAAAAACGCTTTAAACTTGATTTCTTTGTTGCACAAAATATCTGGATTGGGCGTACGACCCGCTTTGTATTCTGCTAAAAAATGCTCAAAAACCCGATCCCAATATTCCATGGCAAAGTTGGCCGTGTGTAGCTTCATACCGATTTTGTCACATACCGCTTGTGCATCCGCTAGATCGTCCATTGCCGTACAGTATTCGGTGCCGTCATCTTCCTCCCAGTTCTTCATAAACAGACCTTCGACTTTAAAGCCTGCTTGTTGAAGTAAAACGGCTGATACAGAAGAATCAACGCCACCTGACATACCGACAATCACGTGCTTGGCGCTAGGATTTTCGATATCGGCAAGTGTTAATGGACGATGAGGCGTAAAAGACTCAGAAACGGCTATGCTTGAGGTATCTTGTATGGCTGACATAAAGCGGCTCAACTATTTGTACGTTCTCCAAAATAGATATTGACGCCAAAAATTATGCCATTGCTACAATAGGTAGTCTTAGCAGAACGACGTCAGCTTATCTTTTGGATCTGGTATTATGATAAAATAAACGTCATATTATACCAGTTAATTGAAACTGGTGGCGACCGATGGTGTCTAGGCATTGGTAAAATCGCTTTAGAAATTTAGATAGTGGTTTTGAATTATTTTAATCACGTTTCACTCATCTTGGAATAATAATGATAAAAATTGGTCAAGGTATCGACGTTCACGCTTTTCACAATAATGGTCAGCAGCAGCAATATGTGGTGCTAGCAGGTGTGCCTATTGAACACACGCACAGTTTGCTGGCACACTCTGATGGAGATGTGGTGCTGCATGCGCTTGCTGATGCACTGCTCGGCGCATTGGCGCTTGGCGATATCGGTCAGCATTTTCCTGATACAGATGCTGCCCATGCAGGGTTGGACTCGCGGGTGCTGCTACGTTATGTCTACAGTAAAGTGCAAGAGGCTGGTTATAGTCTAGGCAACGCTGATATCACTGTGATGTGTGAGCGTCCAAAGCTGGCACCGCACAGTCAAGCCATGCGTGATAATATTGCCAGTGATTTGCAGACGGCGGTCAATAATATCAGCGTTAAAGCCACTACCACTGAAAAGTTAGGCTTTACCGGTCGGCAAGAGGGTATTATGGCCAATGCCGTGGTATTATTAGTCCCTAATGTTGTCGAATCTAGATAGCTTGGATCGGGTGTCATCGCTGCTTGAGCACTCCGAGTCATATTGACTTGGTGAGTTGAGCGCAGATTTTATATATGCAGATTTTATATATATAGTCTATAGATTTGTACTTGTAATACCGTGGCGCTTGCCCCATGTATCAGCCATCTCTTTTCTCAATCATTTTGTAATATCAATCACTGTTTTCAATGAACCGCTTTATCAATAGGAGCTTTTATGAGTGAGCAAACCCCAAATACTGCTGCAAACGACGTTGAACAATTGATCCGTGATCAAATCCGTGACAATAAAGTTATTATTTATATGAAAGGCACGCCGCAATTTCCGCAGTGTGGCTTTTCTGCTAAATCGATTGAAGTTCTTACTCAAATCGGTCGCCCATTTGCGTTTGTAAATATTTTAGAAAACCCAGAAATCCGTGCGACGTTACCTGAAGTCGCCAATTGGCCGACTTTTCCACAGTTGTGGATTGACGGCGAATTGATGGGCGGATCAGACATTATTTTGCAAATGTATCAATCAGGCGAGCTTAAGCCATTGGTTGAAGCAAACAGCCCTGCTGCTTAATACTTGAGAGTATGCTTTGGATGTCTTTGATATTCAAATAAACTTGATAAGATAAAGCACAGTAAACCCAAATGGTCAGTTAATGGCTATTTGGGTTTTTTATTGTCTTTACGCTTTAGTGTCTTTAGGCTTCGTTGTTTTTATCGAATTTACCCCCATATAGTGTG is a genomic window of Psychrobacter cibarius containing:
- the grxD gene encoding Grx4 family monothiol glutaredoxin is translated as MSEQTPNTAANDVEQLIRDQIRDNKVIIYMKGTPQFPQCGFSAKSIEVLTQIGRPFAFVNILENPEIRATLPEVANWPTFPQLWIDGELMGGSDIILQMYQSGELKPLVEANSPAA
- the mnmA gene encoding tRNA 2-thiouridine(34) synthase MnmA, with translation MSGGVDSSVSAVLLQQAGFKVEGLFMKNWEEDDGTEYCTAMDDLADAQAVCDKIGMKLHTANFAMEYWDRVFEHFLAEYKAGRTPNPDILCNKEIKFKAFLDYALTLGADYIATGHYTRRSMNYTNANGTEVAQLLRGLDNNKDQSYFLHAVGGDKIAKTLFPVGELEKPVVRQIAEEHDLITANKKDSTGICFIGERRFKDFLQQYLPAQKGDIVTDDGHIIGQHDGLMYYTLGQRGGIGIGGVKDRPEEPWFVLAKDLDNNRLIVGQGHEHPMMLSNELQAYKLDWVDGLPPADIFSEDGLRCMAKSRYRQPDQACRVFALDDKGLEVRVIFDAPQRAVTPGQSAVFYIDEVCLGGGVIASIDAPCGI
- the ispF gene encoding 2-C-methyl-D-erythritol 2,4-cyclodiphosphate synthase: MIKIGQGIDVHAFHNNGQQQQYVVLAGVPIEHTHSLLAHSDGDVVLHALADALLGALALGDIGQHFPDTDAAHAGLDSRVLLRYVYSKVQEAGYSLGNADITVMCERPKLAPHSQAMRDNIASDLQTAVNNISVKATTTEKLGFTGRQEGIMANAVVLLVPNVVESR